The following coding sequences lie in one beta proteobacterium CB genomic window:
- a CDS encoding 8-amino-7-oxononanoate synthase produces the protein MSKLFTARNMAEQQIANLDEQLLRRKLRTAESPCDTKTRVGQRELKAFCSNDYLGLANHPELIASLAEGAKLYGVGSGASHLISGHSIAHDLLEKKLAACESKHIPDARALFFSTGYLANINAITGLARLAEQGEASIYSAKLNHASLIDGVRLASAQTKAKVTLFDHQNIDSLEESFKQDTHPLKLIVVDGVFSMDGDIAPVEKLLHIAEQYDALLVVDDAHGFGVLGEYGHGILEQAGVHSERIIYVGTLGKAAGVSGAFICAAAPFIEWLIQKGRPYIYSTATPPAIAHTLLKSLELIEGKEGISRRKQLNQLIQIWCDEMTFQNWEKTPSSTPIQPVILGSNANALAAAKLLDEAGYWIPAIRPPTVPVGSSRLRITFSANHSVDDLRELIQTLKMIEKTIESQT, from the coding sequence ATGAGTAAACTATTTACAGCTCGCAATATGGCAGAGCAACAGATTGCCAACCTAGATGAGCAGCTACTGAGACGTAAGCTGCGCACTGCCGAGTCACCCTGCGACACCAAGACTCGCGTTGGTCAGCGGGAACTGAAAGCATTTTGTAGCAATGACTACCTAGGCCTGGCGAATCATCCTGAACTGATTGCCTCGCTTGCGGAAGGCGCAAAGTTGTATGGAGTTGGCAGTGGAGCGTCGCACTTAATTAGCGGCCACAGTATCGCGCATGACTTGCTGGAAAAAAAATTAGCCGCCTGCGAGAGCAAGCATATTCCCGATGCAAGAGCGCTATTCTTTAGCACCGGCTATCTTGCTAATATCAATGCCATTACTGGACTGGCTAGACTTGCTGAACAAGGTGAGGCTAGTATTTATTCAGCCAAACTCAATCACGCTTCTTTGATTGATGGTGTGCGCCTAGCGAGTGCGCAAACTAAAGCTAAGGTGACTTTATTTGATCACCAAAATATCGATTCTCTAGAGGAATCATTCAAGCAAGATACCCACCCACTCAAATTGATTGTGGTCGACGGTGTTTTTAGTATGGATGGAGATATCGCGCCCGTAGAGAAACTACTCCATATTGCCGAACAATATGACGCTCTCTTGGTGGTGGATGATGCTCATGGATTTGGCGTCCTCGGCGAATATGGCCACGGCATTCTGGAACAAGCGGGTGTGCATTCAGAAAGAATTATTTATGTCGGCACACTTGGCAAAGCAGCAGGTGTCAGCGGCGCGTTTATTTGCGCAGCCGCACCCTTTATCGAATGGCTCATACAAAAAGGGCGCCCCTACATCTACAGCACAGCAACACCGCCTGCAATTGCACACACCCTACTTAAAAGTTTGGAACTGATCGAGGGCAAGGAAGGTATTTCACGTCGCAAACAATTAAATCAGCTTATTCAAATTTGGTGTGATGAAATGACTTTCCAGAATTGGGAAAAAACGCCTTCATCTACCCCAATTCAGCCCGTGATCTTAGGCAGCAATGCTAATGCATTAGCGGCAGCTAAGTTATTAGATGAAGCAGGCTATTGGATCCCAGCCATCCGGCCGCCTACCGTTCCCGTTGGTAGCTCTCGACTACGTATTACTTTTTCCGCCAACCACAGCGTTGATGATTTGCGTGAGCTCATTCAGACATTAAAAATGATTGAGAAAACCATAGAAAGTCAGACATGA
- a CDS encoding adenosylmethionine-8-amino-7-oxononanoate aminotransferase: protein MKLISDPNQTSLVDRSLDAVWHPCTQMKHHESLPLIAITKGKGAWLFDDQGNALLDCISSWWTNLFGHSNPRINQAIANQLEKIEHVMLAGFTHPPVVELSEKLSALTQGHLGHVFFASDGASAVEIALKMSHHYWRLNNQTQKKKFVCLENGYHGETLGALAVTDVAIFREAYGALLQDVFTVPSPDARKAQSGESADDIARRAAKKLEELLEVEHRNIAALIVEPLVQCAGQMAMHSPEYLRLVRSLCDRYDIHLIADEIAVGCGRSGKFFACEHAGIWPDFLTLSKGISGGYLPLSLSMTTDKIYRAFYGDQMQQGFLHSHSYTGNPLACAAALACLEIFETESVLEKNLERSKDLANAFAWAKVDPRIEHWRQQGMILAFDIKTGSLKNSTTFSRDMFSASMAEGILIRPIGNTIYVMPPYILTTEEAMQMGASVNRVLNQVLA from the coding sequence ATGAAGCTTATTTCTGATCCAAATCAAACCTCCCTGGTTGATCGCAGCCTAGATGCCGTTTGGCATCCCTGCACTCAGATGAAGCACCACGAGTCATTGCCATTAATTGCCATTACCAAGGGTAAGGGCGCTTGGCTCTTTGATGACCAGGGAAATGCGCTACTCGATTGCATTAGTTCTTGGTGGACCAATCTTTTTGGCCACTCCAATCCACGCATCAACCAAGCCATTGCGAACCAACTTGAAAAAATTGAGCATGTCATGCTCGCTGGATTCACCCACCCTCCTGTAGTGGAGCTATCCGAGAAGTTATCCGCCTTAACTCAAGGGCATTTGGGGCACGTATTTTTTGCATCTGATGGCGCATCTGCAGTAGAGATCGCTTTGAAGATGAGTCACCACTACTGGCGACTAAACAATCAAACCCAAAAGAAAAAATTTGTGTGCCTAGAAAATGGTTATCACGGAGAAACTTTAGGAGCATTAGCGGTCACTGATGTTGCAATTTTTCGTGAAGCCTATGGCGCGCTATTGCAAGATGTTTTCACTGTTCCTTCACCTGATGCACGCAAAGCCCAGTCTGGTGAAAGCGCTGATGATATCGCTAGACGGGCTGCCAAGAAATTAGAGGAGTTACTCGAAGTAGAGCATCGCAATATTGCCGCCCTCATTGTGGAACCACTCGTTCAATGCGCAGGTCAGATGGCGATGCACTCTCCAGAATATTTGCGCTTAGTCAGATCACTCTGTGATCGTTACGACATTCACCTTATCGCCGATGAAATCGCCGTAGGTTGCGGTCGATCAGGAAAGTTTTTTGCTTGCGAGCATGCGGGAATTTGGCCAGATTTCTTAACGCTGTCTAAAGGCATCAGTGGTGGATACCTGCCGTTATCACTCTCCATGACGACTGACAAAATTTATCGTGCTTTTTATGGCGATCAAATGCAACAAGGTTTTTTGCACTCGCATTCCTATACCGGCAACCCACTAGCATGCGCAGCAGCCCTCGCCTGCTTAGAAATCTTTGAAACGGAATCGGTTCTTGAAAAAAATCTTGAACGCAGCAAAGATCTAGCCAATGCTTTTGCATGGGCAAAAGTAGACCCGCGTATTGAACATTGGCGTCAGCAGGGCATGATCCTCGCGTTTGATATCAAGACTGGATCACTAAAAAATTCAACGACGTTTTCACGTGACATGTTTTCAGCTAGCATGGCGGAGGGTATTCTCATCCGACCAATTGGCAATACGATTTATGTGATGCCACCGTATATCCTCACCACTGAGGAAGCAATGCAAATGGGCGCTTCTGTAAATAGAGTTCTTAATCAGGTGCTAGCATGA
- a CDS encoding dethiobiotin synthase codes for MTSNTSRGFFVTGTDTEVGKTLLSGALIVKLREAGIHVIGFKPVVAGTYIDAKGQILNEDLETLRIASGINSHEQSLCPFVLDEPAAPHLVAQKNKVHLDATLILDEFNALTSAFDSVVVEGAGGFLVPLNDQEDLGDVAQAMDLPVILVVGMRLGCINHALLTCEAIQSRQLTIAGWVANTLSEEMPLLEENIQTLKDRIFAPFLGVIPALPKELQKSENAPYSLEALRLVAEHIKLPE; via the coding sequence ATGACATCCAATACCTCTCGTGGATTTTTTGTCACGGGTACCGATACCGAGGTTGGCAAAACTTTGCTCAGTGGCGCGCTGATTGTCAAACTAAGAGAGGCTGGCATCCACGTAATCGGTTTTAAGCCAGTGGTTGCAGGCACCTATATTGATGCCAAGGGCCAAATACTCAATGAAGACTTAGAGACATTACGTATTGCTTCAGGAATAAATTCTCACGAACAAAGTCTTTGTCCATTTGTTCTAGATGAACCAGCGGCACCGCATCTGGTTGCCCAAAAAAATAAAGTGCATTTAGATGCCACCCTGATCTTGGATGAATTCAATGCATTAACTTCGGCATTTGATTCGGTAGTGGTTGAAGGTGCAGGTGGGTTTTTAGTGCCTTTGAACGACCAAGAGGATTTAGGGGATGTAGCGCAGGCAATGGATTTACCTGTCATCCTCGTAGTGGGCATGCGTTTGGGCTGCATTAATCACGCCCTGCTCACTTGTGAAGCAATTCAGTCACGTCAGCTGACGATTGCTGGCTGGGTTGCCAATACGCTTTCAGAAGAAATGCCTCTTCTAGAAGAAAATATTCAAACCCTTAAAGACAGAATTTTTGCGCCTTTTTTAGGTGTCATCCCCGCCCTTCCCAAGGAACTTCAGAAGTCGGAAAATGCCCCCTACTCCCTAGAGGCCTTAAGACTTGTTGCAGAGCACATAAAACTGCCTGAGTAA